Below is a window of Cryptococcus neoformans var. neoformans JEC21 chromosome 12 sequence DNA.
GTTTGGGTGTGACCATACTCCTGGCCAATGCAAGCACCGACAATGCACAAGTTAATGGAGTCAGTTACGGTGATGCAGCGAGGGAAGAGCTCAATTACCTCCTGTATGACGTCCCTAGGGTAGGTCTCTTTCTCGTACTGACTTCGGTGCCACGGGTGTCTGTTTGGCTAAATATCCTTCAGACGTCTTCTGGAGCTATCTCTCACCGAGCAGATCAAGCACAACTGTGGGCAGACAGTGTTTACATGGTTCCGCCTTTTCTTGGTAGGTTTATTATTGACGCATGTCAAAACTACGCTCATTTCATCTAGCATACTACGGTGCCCTAAATAATAATCAAACACTCCTTCAACAGGCGTATCAGCAGTGCAAGCTTTATCGAGACGCTCTTCGCCAATCTAATGGGTTATGGATTCACATCACCGGCGGTAATGGAACTTCAGATCCCAATCTTTGGGCAACTGGTAATGGTTGGGCTGCGGCGGGAATGTTGAGGGTTTGGGCAACCATAAACTGGTCGACCTTTTCGGATCAATTGGACAGCCAGTTGAGTGATTTGGAATCATGGGTGAGGGAAATCCTTGACGCGTCCAAGCCTTACATTGTGAGTTCATTATGATGACTAGGTGCAACGGACGTCTGACCATTAATAGACGGGCAACGGCATCTTCTACAACTACATCAACGATACTTCTTCATTTGAAGACGCTTCTTCAGCAGCCCTCATGTCTCATGTCGGTCTGTAAGTGCACTTTCATTCTGTTTATCTCCACGATACTAATGTCTGCCTTAGTCGTTTATCAACTCTCGGCATCACCAATGACTACGTCGACATGGCACTCGGTCTCCTTTCCGCCGCATCATCCTACGTAAACTCCACTGGATACCTTACACAAGTCGTCAACCCTCTCGATTTCTCTGAGCAAGGTGAAGAATCTCCTGAAGGACAGAGTTTCCTCGTGATGGCATACGCGGCACATACAGACTGGGATGACGCTGGACGAGCAGGGCATACGAAGGATGATGGGTTGGGATCAAAAAGTGGAGCTTCACCACAAATTGGCGGGCTGGGAAGTGCGATGGTCGTTGCGATTGGGCTACTTGCTATGCTTGTGACATTATAATGTCCTTGTGAGTTTTCTCTTTACTCCCCTTCTGAACATGAGATGCTGACCTGAGAACAGAAAAATTGGTCCTCGTTAGTCTAGAAACGCTAGACATGCTTATATTAGATTCACAAATCTCTTTTTGGTAACAACCTAAGAGTTATAGTTAACACATGTATATTTTGGCTGGCCGGCAGTCTTTTGACAGCTTTGAAAAGGCACGGGGAGGTGACGATAAattcggaagaagggagcaGGTAGGCGACAGGGAGAGGGTCAGACTGTATGCTTCGAATATTCAGAACAAGATTACTAGAGTGAGCTGGGCCGAAGATATGGAGCCATCTATCGAAAAGGGTGGGTTTACATCCACGCTTTGGCTGAACGGAGTGTTCGCACCTTGTAGAAGGTCTTGTCATGATGGGAGTTTCTCCTCCAATGGAAGGTCGGCTGGATTCGTCATTTGAGTCTTGTATGCATTATCGGCCACGATCTGAAAAGCTAACTCAATCCGAACGGTTTTCCTGACCTACTGGCGATTCGCGGCATCTTTGGGAAGGCAGATCCTTACTACATGGCGTCTTTCATATTATCAGTCCAAGAAGCAAGAATCTCCATTCTTTAAATTGAGAACAATGGAGCTGAGATGGACCAGTCCCCAAACCGAAGCAGATTGAAGGAAGGTCGAGTTCAACCAAAGTAAAATCGACGACTGTAAGCACGGTAAGCGCATGCGCGGTAATAAGGTGAAAGGAAGCTCGCCGGTATTGGCAAAGAGACTACTCATTCAAGGATGCAACCTGTTTGACTGCCAACTGGTATCGGCTTTTTGTATGATGGAAGTACTGTACGTACCTGGTGGAATCTATATAACGAGCGGGACGATCGAGATCAGTCAGTCTGGACACGACCAATCTTTTTCGTATATAAAGATTACTTCATTTGTCAATTATACCTGATCTCAAAGGTTTCTTAACGTTAATTGAGTACTTATCATGTCTCGTAATCTTACCCGACGGGATACCAATGGCGGCGACATCTTTAGACCAATGGGGAAACATCTCATTCGGGTATTATAATCCTTCAACAGGCCGATTtacctcttctccagccACTCACCTGACTCTCTAAGCCGATGGCAATTGTAGCAATCAACACACCCAGTCTTATGCTCCAGGCCGCTCAGAGATGAATCGGCATCCTAATTCTGCCATGGGGATCTCCAtcgctcctccttcttccactgcACTCAAACGGCCCGTATTTTCTTCAGCTTCATGGACGTTTGGGGCCTTTATCGAGGTCACCGAGCCCTGTCCTTCCTCTGAGCATGTTTCCTGGTTTGCCAGAGGTTGTTAACAGCTCAACTGTGCGCTGGGGCGATGGAACTAGGTAAGCGATATTCAACTGGTAGCACTTCAGTGTCTTTACTGATATGAAGGACCTTATTTTTAGAGCCAGACGTTACCTCTCAGTAGCCAATAGCTTTAACAATGATCTATGAAACCAGCTCGATCGTAGAAAAACCGTCTCCAATCTTGGCAGTGCCATGTTCCAATATCTCAACATCGAGCTCAAGAAATGATCAGCTGGATCCCTGACAACGATGGTGATTCTCTTAACTTTGTCCGAGAATGGCAAGAAAACGAATTTGCTTTCATCACCAACCGCGAtattcctcctccacctgaATCGATGAGGACTTTGGTTTTCCCGCTTCTTACGGCGACTGATAGAAACAATGATacagtgatgatgatagatAACGGGGAAATAATAGAGAACGATGGGCAGAGGGAGTTTTACAATATCAATGCACATATTGTAAATGCGCGGATAAactgggaagaggaggttgtgCCGTTGGTGAGTGAGTGGTGGGGGTCCGTGACTTTGTGGGCACGTTGCACGATAGTGGGGTTCCGACCGTTACCGAAGGCTGGAGTTCCTAGCTGGTTTCATATAATCATATAATCTCGTAGATGTACGCCGTGGTCGGCGTAAGAATAGACGGATATTATTGTTTATAGAAGACAATGAGCTTGGTATACGATTTGAACTTGCGATTTGAGAAAAGAACTTCGAATTCCTGTTACGCTGTTTTTATGAGGTTTCGTACGTAAGCAAGTGGCGAAACAAAAATAGAACGGCAGTTCTTGGCGGAGCCCTACAGTATTATGTCGATCACGAAACTGCGTCCAGTTTCCCGTCGTCATttgtcatcttctccaaccatttcccttctccttttcttccctcttccttcttgtgTCTTGCTTCTCTCGACTTTTATCTTAGCATCTTCATTTCAACTGCTTATAGGAACACCTTAAATGGCCGAAGATAATCATAACGAACCTCCGCCGCCCAATATACCGACGCCTACTTTCCCACAATCAAAAACAATAAACACAGCTTTCGCACGCTCACCCACTACCGATAGTGAGATCGAGCCTgctgacgaggaagaaggagatcATAGACCCTTCAACCCACGTACTTCCACTACTGACGAGCATCAAACGCTCTTCTATCAAGACGCAAGTCACTTTAATGTTGAGCATCATGTCGGTCGAGTTTGCCGCAGTTTTGCGCCACTCGCACTCCTCGCCATCATCGCGCTTGCATTCATTCCTGTTGCATCTGCTACCGACCTAGATCCCTACACTTCATGTCCAGCACTTCCTCAGAAGAATACTCCTATTCTCTCTACCACCGGTTACGTTTTCAACCATGTTGTAAGGTTTATCGGCCTTGACGACAGTTTCGTCGGCCAGCACCTCGCAAATGTCAAGAGGAATCTCGACAACACGAGTATAATTGAAGCTTGTATGGTACCTGTGCTCGTATTGTTGAGTGGCATGTTTGCGGGTTTGACTCTTGGGTGAGTTAAAAGGCTTCCTTTGCACAAAGGAGCATTGATTGATCTCGCGTAGTTACTTTTCTGTGGATCAGACTCAGCTGCAAGTGCTTGCTATTTCAGGAACACCTAAGCACCAAGAGTATGCTAGGCTTATCATGCCAGTCCGGTACGTCAGCTTCTAATTGTATTTTGGACGTTATTGACGTATAAAAAAATGCAGAAAAAATTCACACTTGCTTCTTACCACTCTAATTCTCGGTAACATGATTGTTAACGAGGCACTGCCTGTTGTCATGGACGGTCTTTTGAGCGGTGTTGTATCCGTCGTCGTCAGTACCGCAATGGTTGTCATGTAAGTCTCATTCATATCATGCCCTCTTTTCAACTGACATCAGTGTAGTTTTGCCGAGATCATCCCTCAATCAATTTGTTCCCGGTATGGTCTCCTCATTGGTGCTCGTATGGCCTGGCCAGTCCGTATCATGATTTGGATCGCTTATCCCATTGCATGGCCAATCGCCAAACTTCTGGAATGGGTTCTTGGTGCGCATCACGGAATCATCTACCGCCGAGGCGAACTTCGCGAACTCATCAAGATGCATGCCGCGGGCGGTGAAGGTGGTGGCGACTTGGATTTTGATACTGTACAGATCACTCAAGGCGCTTTGGACCTTGCTCGAAAGACGGTTAAGGATTCCA
It encodes the following:
- a CDS encoding expressed protein, which codes for MRSPGPSLILLAALPLASATHLSSKLQDKVYDVMENISTHSWEIGTKAQAILESKYPSYSVFASTSPIPLPDDFDDDDIEDVVAVAEYTMNNRPPSNTSASAHGGSTLLDDEAAGDPASLGVTILLANASTDNAQVNGVSYGDAAREELNYLLYDVPRTSSGAISHRADQAQLWADSVYMVPPFLAYYGALNNNQTLLQQAYQQCKLYRDALRQSNGLWIHITGGNGTSDPNLWATGNGWAAAGMLRVWATINWSTFSDQLDSQLSDLESWVREILDASKPYITGNGIFYNYINDTSSFEDASSAALMSHVGLRLSTLGITNDYVDMALGLLSAASSYVNSTGYLTQVVNPLDFSEQGEESPEGQSFLVMAYAAHTDWDDAGRAGHTKDDGLGSKSGASPQIGGLGSAMVVAIGLLAMLVTL